One stretch of Miscanthus floridulus cultivar M001 chromosome 18, ASM1932011v1, whole genome shotgun sequence DNA includes these proteins:
- the LOC136520227 gene encoding elongation factor 1-alpha-like has product MGKEKTHINIVVIGHVDSGKSTTTGHLIYKLGGIDKRVIERFEKEAAEMNKRSFKYAWVLDKLKAERERGITIDIALWKFETTKYYCTVIDAPGHRDFIKNMITGTSQADCAVLIIDSTTGGFEAGISKDGQTREHALLAFTLGVKQMICCCNKMDATTPKYSKARYDEIVKEVSSYLKKVGYNPDKIHFVPISGFEGDNMIERSTNLDWYKGPTLLEALDLINEPKRPSDKPLRLPLQDVYKIGGIGTVPVGRVETGVIKPGMVVTFGPSGLTTEVKSVEMHHEALQEALPGDNVGFNVKNVAVKDLKRGFVASNSKDDPAKEAASFTSQVIIMNHPGQIGNGYAPVLDCHTSHIAVKFAELVTKIDRRSGKELEKEPKFLKNGDAGMVKMVPTKPMVVETFSQYPPLGRFAVRDMRQTVAVGVIKSVEKKDPTGAKVTKAAAKKK; this is encoded by the exons ATGGGTAAGGAGAAGACTCACATCAACATTGTGGTCATTGGCCATGTCGACTCTGGCAAGTCGACCACCACTGGCCACCTGATCTACAAGCTTGGTGGTATTGACAAGCGTGTGATCGAGAGGTTCGAGAAAGAGGCTGCGGAGATGAACAAGAGGTCATTCAAGTATGCGTGGGTGCTTGACAAGCTCAAGGCCGAGCGTGAGAGAGGTATCACAATTGATATCGCCCTGTGGAAGTTCGAGACCACCAAGTACTACTGCACTGTCATTGATGCCCCTGGACACCGTGACTTCATCAAGAATATGATCACTGGCACTTCCCAGGCTGACTGTGCTGTTCTTATCATTGACTCCACCACTGGTGGTTTTGAGGCTGGTATCTCTAAGGATGGCCAGACCCGTGAGCATGCTCTCCTTGCTTTCACACTTGGAGTGAAGCAGATGATTTGCTGCTGCAACAAG ATGGATGCCACCACACCCAAGTACTCAAAGGCCCGTTATGATGAGATTGTGAAGGAAGTCTCTTCCTACCTGAAGAAGGTTGGGTACAACCCTGACAAGATCCACTTTGTTCCCATCTCTGGTTTTGAAGGTGACAACATGATTGAGAGGTCCACCAACCTTGACTGGTACAAGGGCCCAACCCTACTTGAGGCTCTGGACTTGATCAATGAGCCGAAGAGGCCTTCAGACAAGCCCCTGCGTCTCCCTCTTCAGGATGTGTACAAGATTGGTGGTATTGGAACTGTTCCTGTTGGGCGAGTTGAGACTGGTGTCATCAAGCCTGGTATGGTTGTTACCTTTGGTCCTAGCGGCCTTACTACTGAGGTTAAGTCTGTTGAGATGCACCATGAGGCTCTCCAGGAGGCCCTTCCTGGTGACAATGTTGGCTTCAACGTTAAGAATGTTGCTGTGAAGGATCTGAAGCGTGGGTTTGTGGCCTCCAACTCCAAGGATGACCCTGCCAAGGAGGCTGCTAGCTTCACCTCCCAGGTCATCATCATGAACCACCCTGGGCAGATTGGCAATGGCTACGCCCCAGTGCTGGACTGCCACACGTCACACATTGCTGTCAAATTTGCTGAGCTGGTTACCAAGATTGATAGACGGTCTGGCAAGGAGCTTGAGAAGGAGCCTAAATTCCTCAAGAACGGTGATGCtggtatggtgaagatggttccCACCAAGCCCATGGTGGTGGAGACCTTTTCTCAGTATCCTCCTCTTGGTCGCTTTGCTGTCCGGGACATGAGGCAAACGGTGGCCGTCGGAGTCATCAAGAGtgtggagaagaaggacccaactGGAGCGAAGGTGACCAAGGCTGCTGCCAAGAAGAAATGA
- the LOC136524253 gene encoding uncharacterized protein, with amino-acid sequence MEGVEGMLKKLQLSSEEKRSIKFEAEAGSGENDRPPQAVAKLFSERNVRPDVIEQSVGWIWCPVRGISCKDLGDNVFLISFNQASGLRRALDDGPWMISKELLVVTEFDEAKLVDEFDFSVVPIWMRVERLPLGLMNRAAARAIGDDVGEFMEVDADGSDLATGRDLRLKVRMDIPRSSGSKSRSDGPSWRKDAEKGDVKVIEGRKDDGEEVTSPIKEMQLSEKTLGAVRTELFPKELGDEHSKGHVNSTMQKAQNTPAVKNKEGEKDKFGGKFKRVERNGKRQMGETIPGRQKKRRGRGEDMDLDEQAEVKRSKRGVSVEKASEVETVEAGCRNSPARPNKHNSLELPDRGLGNAPAVRGLLRCHIAEEADILFLLETKLDEKRMIVLKKKLGVENLEVVDCEGKGGGLAVLWRRGISVVLKGKSKNHIDVEVLETGGQKWWFTGIYGEPELKYKTWELMEWLKDQDNEQLPWLCAGHFNEVLFHHEKEGGVPRAQSCIDRFNGALEVCELDDLGFSGDIFTWRNKQTTGNTHIRERLDRAVANARWRMKFPFMHVKNGDPYHSDHRPVVLSTEMIQRGGGGGCGFKVEASWIKEEGCRKIIEEAWALREGVGCCLGESLRGVAASLKDWSVNVLGDLEKRLRKTKKELERWRREPISDESVRREAIWSYKVDRLEEQIDIYWRQRAHVNWLQFGDRNTTYFHNACSARRRRNRIGSLQRENRSWMSDEEEKKVFISNYFSQLFRSSVGGNGEHLQQLLAAVQPAVTPEMNAMLTAEFIVEEIKGALDATGDLKAPGPDGMPAIFFKQYWDVVGEQLTKEVMTVLRGGRMHQGWNDTIISLIPKVERPQKVTDLRPISLCNVVYKVISKVLANRLRGVLPDIITPNQSAFVPGRLISDNILIVYELTHYLLNKREGNLGYAAIKLDMSKAYDRVEWCFLEKMMQHLGFNEQWISLIMECVTTVKYQVKVNGELTNSFTPERGLRQGIPYLPIYSYFVPKHFQPC; translated from the exons ATGGAGGGGGTGGAGGGGATGTTAAAGAAACTGCAACTGTCGTCGGAGGAGAAGAGAAGCATCAAGTTTGAGGCGGAGGCAGGGAGCGGGGAGAATGATCGCCCACCTCAGGCAGTCGCGAAGCTGTTCTCGGAGAGGAACGTTCGTCCTGATGTCATTGAGCAGTCTGTGGGGTGGATTTGGTGTCCAGTGAGGGGAATCTCATGCAAAGATCTTGGAGATAATGTCTTCTTGATCTCGTTCAACCAGGCGTCGGGTTTGAGGAGGGCATTGGATGATGGGCCCTGGATGATTTCAAAGGAACTCCTGGTGGTTACGGAGTTTGATGAGGCGAAATTGGTGGATGAATTTGACTTCTCCGTTGTTCCGATCTGGATGCGGGTGGAGCGCCTTCCTCTGGGTCTGATGAATCGGGCAGCAGCTAGGGCGATTGGTGATGATGTTGGAGAGTTCATGGAGGTGGATGCGGATGGAAGTGACTTGGCGACGGGTAGAGATCTGCGTCTCAAGGTCCGGATGGATATCC CTAGGAGCAGTGGAAGCAAGTCTCGGTCGGATGGTCCTTCTTGGAGGAAGGATGCTGAGAAGGGAGATGTGAAGGTGATCGAAGGAAGGAAGGATGATGGGGAAGAGGTTACGAGCCCTATAAAGGAGATGCAACTCTCGGAGAAGACCCTAGGTGCAGTGAGGACTGAGCTGTTTCCAAAGGAGTTGGGCGATGAGCATAGTAAGGGGCACGTGAACAGTACCATGCAGAAAGCCCAGAATACTCCAGCTGTGAAGAATAAGGAAGGGGAGAAAGATAAATTTGGGGGTAAGTTCAAGAGAGTCGAGAGGAATGGCAAGCGGCAGATGGGGGAGACGATCCCGGGGAGAcagaagaagaggagaggtagGGGAGAGGATATGGATCTTGATGAGCAGGCTGAGGTGAAGAGGTCCAAGCGAGGTGTTTCGGTGGAGAAGGCGTCCGAAGTTGAAACTGTTGAAGCGGGCTGTCGGAACAGCCCTGCACGTCCCAATAAACATAATAGCTTGGAACTGCCGGACCGGGGGTTGGGAAACGCCCCGGCAGTTCGGGGGCTTCTTCGGTGCCATATAGCCGAAGAAGCTGACATTCTTTTCTTGTTGGAAACAAAACTAGACGAGAAGAGGATGATTGTGCTCAAAAAGAAGTTGGGTGTGGAGAATTTGGAGGTGGTGGATTGTGAAGGAAAAGGCGGGGGGCTTGCTGTGTTGTGGAGGAGAGGAATCAGTGTGGTTTTGAAGGGTAAATCGAAAAACCACATTGATGTCGAGGTCCTAGAGACTGGTGGACAAAAATGGTGGTTTACTGGGATTTATGGCGAACCCGAGTTGAAGTATAAAACTTGGGAACTTATGGAGTGGTTGAAGGATCAAGACAATGAACAACTCCCCTGGCTGTGCGCGGGACATTTCAATGAAGTCCTCTTTCACCATGAGAAGGAAGGGGGGGTTCCGAGGGCTCAATCTTGTATTGATCGCTTCAATGGTGCTTTGGAGGTATGTGAACTCGATGATCTTGGTTTCTCTGGTGACATTTTCACTTGGAGAAATAAGCAAACCACAGGTAATACACATATAAGGGAGAGGCTCGATCGAGCAGTGGCAAATGCGAGATGGCGTATGAAGTTTccatttatgcatgtgaaaaatgGAGATCCCTATCACTCGGATCATAGGCCTGTAGTGCTGTCAACTGAGATGATCCAAAGGGGCGGAGGAGGTGGATGTGGTTTCAAAGTTGAAGCGAGTTGGATAAAAGAGGAGGGTTGTCGAAAAATTATTGAAGAAGCGTGGGCGCTGAGAGAGGGCGTTGGGTGCTGCTTAGGCGAGAGCCTTAGAGGAGTAGCGGCTAGTCTGAAGGATTGGAGCGTGAATGTTTTGGGAGATTTAGAAAAACGTTTAAGGAAGACAAAGAAGGAGCTTGAGAGATGGAGAAGAGAGCCAATTAGTGATGAGTCGGTCAGGAGGGAGGCGATCTGGAGTTACAAAGTGGACCGGCTAGAGGAACAAATTGATATCTATTGGAGACAGAGAGCTCATGTGAATTGGCTGCAGTTCGGGGATCGAAACACGACTTATTTCCATAATGCGTGTTCagctaggaggaggaggaatAGAATTGGTAGTTTGCAGAGGGAGAACAGGAGTTGGATGTCTgatgaggaggagaagaaggtgtTTATCTCTAACTATTTCTCCCAGCTTTTCAGGTCAAGTGTGGGAGGCAACGGGGAGCACTTACAGCAACTCCTAGCTGCGGTGCAACCTGCTGTCACTCCAGAAATGAATGCCATGCTTACTGCAGAGTTTATCGTGGAGGAGATCAAGGGTGCACTGGATGCCACTGGTGACCTGAAAGCTCCCGGTCCAGATGGAATGCCGGCCATATTTTTCAAGCAATATTGGGACGTCGTGGGTGAGCAGCTTACCAAGGAGGTGATGACTGTGCTGAGAGGGGGCCGAATGCACCAAGGGTGGAATGACACAATCAtctcgttgattccgaaggtgGAGCGGCCACAAAAGGTTACTGATCTACGACCCATCAGCTTATGTAATGTGGTATACAAGGTTATTTCAAAAGTCCTGGCCAACAGACTAAGGGGTGTATTACCTGATATTATTACTCCTAACCAAAGTGCTTTCGTACCGGGAAGATTGATATCCGACAATATTCTTATAGTTTATGAGTTAACCCATTATTTGTTGAATAAGAGAGAAGGTAATTTGGGTTATGCTGCCATCAAATTAGATATGAGCAAAGCCTATGACAGGGTTGAATGGTGCTTTTTGGAGAAAATGATGCAACATTTGGGGTTTAATGAGCAGTGGATCTCTTTGATTATGGAGTGTGTAACTACAGTGAAGTATCAGGTAAAGGTGAATGGTGAGCTTACAAACAGTTTTACTCCTGAAAGAGGGCTGCGGCAGGGGATCCCTTATCTCCCTATTTATTCCTACTTTGTGCCGAAGCATTTTCAGCCCTGCTGA